From a single Planctellipticum variicoloris genomic region:
- a CDS encoding BlaI/MecI/CopY family transcriptional regulator, whose amino-acid sequence MPRNTQDVTPAELAILRELWARKEATVRELTETIYPAQTISDFATVQKLLKRLEQKACVVRREGTWPHVFVPILDREGLIDRRLQKAANELCNGDLPTLLAQYIRKPVIGDSEQAASREGVCENDPHPPNSAIC is encoded by the coding sequence ATGCCCCGGAATACTCAGGATGTGACCCCCGCGGAACTGGCGATCTTGCGCGAGCTCTGGGCTCGCAAAGAAGCCACCGTGCGAGAGTTGACGGAAACGATTTACCCGGCGCAGACGATCTCGGACTTCGCCACCGTGCAGAAACTTCTGAAGCGCCTGGAACAGAAGGCCTGTGTCGTGCGCCGCGAAGGGACCTGGCCCCACGTCTTCGTGCCGATTCTGGATCGCGAAGGACTCATCGACCGACGGCTGCAGAAGGCCGCCAACGAACTGTGCAACGGGGACCTGCCGACGCTCCTGGCGCAGTACATTCGGAAACCCGTGATCGGCGATTCCGAACAGGCCGCTTCACGCGAGGGTGTCTGCGAGAACGACCCCCATCCCCCGAACTCGGCGATCTGCTGA
- the uvrB gene encoding excinuclease ABC subunit UvrB, protein MPEFQLASPYAPAGDQPKAIQALVRGLREGKRDQVLLGVTGSGKTFTMANVIQQLQRPALVLSHNKTLAAQLYAEFREFFPHNAVSYFVSYYDYYQPEAYIPQRDIYIEKDSSINEEIDRLRLLATSALVSRRDVVVVASVSCIYGLGSPKDYLEMMIPLRVGESIDRDELLRKLCDIHYSRNDVTPQRANFRVRGDVVEIWPAYEECAYRIELWGDEIEKLTLINCVTGADVKQLDEVYIYPAKHYVLPEERVAAACAEIERELAEQLEKFRREGKLLEAQRLNARTRHDLELLREAGFCPGIENYSRALSGRAPGEPPYTLIDFFPKDYLLFVDESHVTVPQIRAMFNGDHARKTTLVEHGFRLPLALDNRPLKFDEWNQRRHQTILVSATPSDWELEQTGGEIVEQVIRPTGLVDPLIHIHPARGQVAHLLEQVRLRAGRGERVLITALTKRLSEDLTKYFQEEGVRCAWLHSELDAFERVEVLRQLREGKHDVLVGVNLLREGLDLPEVSLVAILDADKEGFLRSETSLIQTIGRSARNANAEVILYADSVTQSMQRAIDETNRRRALQLAYNAQYGITPETIKKAIRRGIEEEVEARRIVQEAAGAADESQFVTQEYLGELEAEMLTAAENLEFERAAKLRDRILELKKQVGQMVQLKESPGFADAKPARRKAKGGKGRRGSK, encoded by the coding sequence ATGCCGGAATTTCAGCTCGCCAGCCCCTACGCCCCCGCGGGCGACCAGCCCAAGGCCATTCAGGCCCTCGTGCGCGGTTTGCGCGAAGGCAAGCGCGACCAGGTCCTGCTGGGCGTGACCGGCTCCGGAAAAACGTTCACGATGGCGAACGTGATCCAGCAGCTCCAGCGGCCAGCGCTGGTGCTCTCACACAACAAGACGCTGGCGGCGCAGCTTTACGCCGAGTTCCGCGAGTTTTTTCCGCACAACGCGGTTTCGTACTTCGTGAGTTACTACGACTACTACCAGCCGGAGGCGTACATCCCGCAGCGGGATATCTACATTGAAAAGGACTCCTCGATCAACGAAGAGATCGACCGGCTGCGATTGCTGGCCACCAGCGCGCTGGTCAGTCGGCGCGATGTCGTCGTCGTCGCGAGCGTGAGCTGCATCTACGGCCTGGGGTCCCCCAAGGACTACCTGGAAATGATGATTCCCCTGCGGGTCGGGGAAAGCATCGACCGGGACGAGCTGTTGCGGAAGCTCTGCGACATTCATTACAGCCGAAACGACGTAACGCCCCAGCGGGCGAACTTCCGCGTCAGGGGCGACGTCGTCGAAATCTGGCCGGCTTACGAAGAGTGCGCCTACCGGATCGAGCTGTGGGGCGACGAGATCGAGAAGCTGACGCTCATCAATTGCGTCACCGGCGCAGACGTGAAACAGCTCGACGAAGTCTACATCTACCCGGCCAAGCACTATGTCCTGCCAGAAGAGCGCGTCGCCGCGGCATGCGCAGAGATCGAACGGGAACTGGCCGAACAGCTCGAGAAGTTCCGGAGGGAAGGCAAGCTGCTGGAAGCGCAGCGGCTCAATGCGCGGACAAGGCACGACCTGGAGCTCCTGCGGGAGGCAGGCTTCTGCCCGGGAATCGAAAACTACAGCCGGGCGCTCTCGGGACGGGCGCCCGGCGAACCGCCCTACACGCTGATCGACTTTTTCCCGAAAGATTACCTGCTGTTTGTCGACGAATCCCATGTGACGGTGCCGCAGATCCGGGCCATGTTCAACGGCGACCACGCCCGCAAGACGACGCTGGTCGAACACGGTTTCCGACTCCCTCTCGCGCTCGACAACCGGCCTCTGAAGTTCGACGAGTGGAATCAGCGCCGCCACCAGACGATCCTGGTCTCTGCAACCCCCAGCGACTGGGAGCTCGAACAGACCGGCGGCGAAATCGTCGAGCAGGTGATCCGACCGACCGGCCTGGTCGATCCGTTGATTCACATTCATCCGGCCCGCGGTCAGGTGGCCCATCTGCTGGAGCAGGTGCGGCTGCGCGCCGGCCGCGGGGAACGCGTCCTGATCACCGCCCTGACCAAGCGATTGTCAGAAGATCTGACGAAATACTTCCAGGAGGAAGGCGTTCGCTGCGCATGGCTTCACTCGGAGCTCGATGCCTTTGAACGCGTCGAAGTCCTCCGCCAGCTTCGCGAGGGGAAGCACGACGTCCTGGTCGGCGTGAATCTCCTGCGGGAAGGACTCGACCTGCCGGAAGTCTCGCTGGTGGCCATTCTCGACGCGGACAAAGAAGGCTTCCTGCGCAGCGAAACCAGCTTGATTCAGACCATCGGCCGCTCGGCACGAAACGCCAATGCGGAAGTCATCCTTTATGCCGATTCCGTGACTCAGAGCATGCAGCGGGCGATCGACGAGACGAATCGCCGACGGGCGCTGCAACTTGCGTACAATGCGCAATATGGCATTACACCCGAGACGATCAAGAAGGCCATCCGCCGGGGAATCGAGGAAGAGGTGGAAGCCCGGCGGATTGTGCAGGAAGCCGCTGGAGCCGCCGACGAGTCGCAGTTTGTGACGCAAGAGTACCTCGGCGAACTGGAAGCGGAAATGTTGACCGCCGCCGAGAACCTGGAGTTCGAACGAGCCGCGAAACTGCGGGACCGGATTCTGGAACTGAAGAAGCAGGTTGGACAGATGGTTCAGCTCAAAGAGTCGCCCGGCTTTGCCGATGCGAAGCCCGCGCGACGGAAAGCCAAAGGGGGCAAGGGCCGACGGGGCTCCAAATAA
- a CDS encoding MBL fold metallo-hydrolase yields MKITFLGAAGEVTGSQHLLETDKLRVLLDCGMFQGHRGESRRKNETFRCNPPALDGMILSHAHTDHCGNLPGLFKAGYRGPVFCTAATADVAAVMLEDSIHIQQEDAKYLGRHLGPDHPPIEPLYEEEHVRMALKHMETLDYGEWHDLAPDFRIRFMDAGHILGSAITEMEIRERAVWRRVVFTGDLGRRGVPLLRDPQRVPGCDVLITESTYGNRMHPPAEDLKQELVQIVERTAKRGGRVVIPAFSLGRTQTLLYFLNQLSNAGRLPKIPVYVDSPLSTKITSVYRRHMNVLDGELQRVLQHDKDPFSFPGVRFVATGQESQSLNHMKEPFVVIAASGMCESGRVVHHLKHAAADDRNTLLMIGYQAEHTLGRRIVEKRPFLRIFDHDVPLRAEVKVLNGLSAHADAHDFKWWFEGLAADRGVGQAFIVHGEAAGAQGVASLLADVCDEPPIIPELYKTYEV; encoded by the coding sequence ATGAAGATCACGTTTCTCGGCGCCGCGGGCGAAGTTACCGGCAGCCAGCATCTGCTGGAGACAGATAAGCTGCGTGTCCTGCTGGACTGCGGCATGTTCCAGGGGCACCGCGGCGAATCCCGCCGCAAGAATGAGACCTTCCGCTGCAATCCGCCTGCGCTCGACGGGATGATCCTGTCGCACGCCCACACCGACCATTGCGGCAATCTGCCGGGGCTCTTCAAGGCCGGCTATCGCGGGCCGGTGTTCTGCACGGCGGCGACCGCAGATGTCGCCGCCGTGATGCTCGAAGACAGCATTCACATTCAGCAGGAAGACGCCAAATACCTCGGTCGGCACCTCGGTCCCGACCATCCCCCGATCGAACCGTTGTATGAAGAAGAACATGTGCGGATGGCGCTGAAGCACATGGAGACGCTCGATTACGGCGAATGGCACGACCTCGCCCCGGACTTTCGGATCCGCTTCATGGACGCGGGGCACATTCTCGGCTCGGCGATCACCGAGATGGAGATTCGCGAGCGTGCCGTGTGGCGGCGAGTGGTGTTCACGGGGGATCTGGGGCGACGCGGCGTGCCTCTGCTCCGCGATCCCCAGCGCGTGCCCGGCTGCGACGTGCTGATCACCGAATCCACCTACGGGAATCGGATGCATCCGCCTGCCGAGGATCTCAAACAGGAGCTCGTGCAGATCGTCGAGCGGACGGCGAAACGGGGCGGACGAGTCGTGATTCCCGCGTTCAGTCTGGGGCGGACGCAGACGCTGCTGTACTTTCTCAATCAACTCTCCAACGCCGGTCGGCTGCCGAAGATTCCGGTCTATGTCGACAGCCCGCTGTCGACGAAAATCACCAGCGTCTATCGGCGGCACATGAATGTTCTGGACGGGGAGCTGCAGCGAGTTCTGCAGCACGACAAGGATCCCTTTTCATTCCCCGGCGTGCGGTTCGTCGCGACCGGGCAGGAAAGCCAGTCGCTCAACCATATGAAGGAGCCGTTCGTCGTGATCGCCGCCAGCGGCATGTGCGAGAGCGGGCGAGTGGTCCATCACCTGAAGCACGCGGCGGCGGACGACCGCAACACGCTGTTGATGATCGGATATCAGGCCGAGCATACGCTGGGCCGGCGGATTGTCGAAAAACGTCCTTTCCTGCGGATCTTCGACCACGATGTTCCGCTGCGGGCGGAAGTGAAGGTGCTCAACGGGCTGTCGGCCCACGCGGACGCCCACGACTTCAAATGGTGGTTCGAGGGGCTTGCGGCCGACAGGGGTGTGGGGCAGGCGTTTATCGTTCACGGCGAAGCGGCCGGCGCACAGGGGGTTGCATCGCTGCTGGCCGACGTGTGCGACGAACCGCCGATCATTCCAGAGCTTTACAAGACGTACGAAGTCTGA
- the folE gene encoding GTP cyclohydrolase I FolE: MSQHQCVNSPESDCEADETAVERPATPVDLPRIERAVREILAAVGEDPNRDGLLETPARVARMYAELFAGLHLDPSRHLKRVFTEQYDELVLVRDIAFNSMCEHHLLPFIGVAHVGYLPRGQVVGLSKLARVVDEVSHRPQVQERMTHQIADMLQRELDPKGVIVVVEAAHSCMTIRGIRKPGSLTITSAVRGLFKTNQSSRAEVMSLIHKQSN; the protein is encoded by the coding sequence ATGAGCCAGCATCAGTGTGTCAATTCGCCGGAATCTGATTGCGAGGCGGACGAAACGGCGGTAGAGCGACCGGCGACTCCCGTCGACCTGCCTCGAATTGAACGGGCTGTGCGGGAAATCCTGGCCGCGGTCGGCGAGGATCCGAATCGCGACGGGCTGCTGGAAACTCCCGCTCGCGTGGCGCGGATGTACGCCGAATTATTCGCCGGCCTGCACCTAGATCCGAGCCGGCATCTCAAGCGGGTGTTCACCGAACAGTACGACGAACTGGTGCTGGTCCGGGATATTGCCTTCAACAGCATGTGCGAGCACCACCTGCTCCCGTTTATCGGAGTCGCTCACGTCGGCTATCTGCCGCGGGGCCAGGTCGTCGGATTGAGCAAGCTCGCCCGCGTCGTCGATGAAGTGTCCCATCGACCGCAAGTCCAGGAGCGGATGACGCACCAGATCGCCGATATGCTGCAGCGGGAACTGGATCCCAAGGGAGTGATTGTCGTGGTGGAGGCGGCGCACTCCTGCATGACGATTCGCGGCATCCGGAAGCCGGGCAGCCTGACTATCACCAGCGCCGTCCGCGGGCTGTTCAAGACGAATCAGTCCAGCCGGGCCGAAGTCATGTCGCTGATTCATAAACAGTCGAACTGA
- a CDS encoding type I phosphomannose isomerase catalytic subunit: MFPLTFEPLLKRRRWGGRRLGDLLGKAIGDGNDWAESWEIADCGDDQSVVSAGECAGARLSDLVARAGADLLGRQNLSQFPLLVKFLDAADRLSLQVHPNDVQASFFFPGQLGKTEAWVILAADPGARVYAGLRAGVDRLQLGSALQEGRIEHCLHSYEVRPGDCIFIPAGTVHAIGEGIVLAEVQQSSDITFRLDDWGRLGSDGKPREMHVAESLIVTNFQRGPVNPVVPVPISDDYEAFRHEQLVNCAQFVLNRYIAERPFSISPNGSCHGLIGLGGTATVWADGYEGLISAGKTMLIPADCPSLTVEPHDQLTLLDAYLPALCGEFDPESTYAALATR; this comes from the coding sequence GTGTTTCCATTGACGTTCGAACCGCTGCTCAAACGCCGCCGGTGGGGTGGTCGCCGACTGGGCGATCTGCTCGGCAAAGCCATCGGCGACGGGAACGATTGGGCCGAGAGCTGGGAGATCGCCGATTGCGGCGACGACCAGAGCGTCGTGTCGGCTGGCGAATGCGCGGGAGCGCGTCTAAGCGACCTGGTGGCTCGTGCCGGCGCGGATCTACTGGGGCGACAGAACTTATCGCAGTTTCCGCTGCTGGTGAAATTCCTGGACGCGGCTGACCGACTCTCGCTTCAGGTCCACCCCAACGATGTTCAAGCCAGCTTCTTCTTTCCCGGACAGCTCGGCAAGACCGAGGCCTGGGTGATTCTTGCCGCCGATCCGGGGGCCAGAGTCTATGCGGGGTTGCGAGCCGGGGTCGATCGACTCCAGCTCGGCTCGGCTCTGCAGGAAGGCCGAATTGAACACTGCCTGCACAGCTACGAGGTCCGGCCCGGCGACTGCATTTTCATTCCAGCCGGAACGGTCCACGCCATCGGCGAAGGGATCGTACTGGCGGAAGTCCAGCAGTCGAGTGACATTACATTTCGTCTCGACGACTGGGGCCGGTTGGGGAGCGACGGGAAACCCCGCGAAATGCATGTCGCGGAATCGTTGATCGTCACCAATTTCCAACGCGGGCCGGTGAACCCCGTCGTACCAGTTCCAATCTCCGACGACTACGAAGCCTTCCGTCACGAGCAGTTGGTGAACTGCGCGCAGTTCGTCCTGAACCGGTACATCGCCGAGCGGCCGTTCTCGATCTCGCCGAACGGATCGTGCCACGGCCTGATTGGCCTGGGCGGAACGGCGACCGTCTGGGCTGATGGCTACGAAGGCCTGATTTCCGCCGGGAAGACGATGCTGATTCCGGCGGATTGCCCGTCGCTGACGGTCGAGCCACACGACCAGCTCACGCTGCTGGATGCTTATCTGCCGGCATTGTGCGGAGAGTTCGATCCAGAATCGACTTATGCAGCGCTCGCAACCAGGTAG
- a CDS encoding mannose-1-phosphate guanylyltransferase, with product MLHAVIMAGGSGTRFWPQSRKQRPKQLLPLAGSESLIQQTAARCQPWIPPERIWVVTNARQIEATREQLPQVPPGNFLVEPCGRNTAPCVGMAAIRLLQADPEAEMLVLPADHVIQPDEIFQAACQRAASVLVQHPEGLILFGVRPTYPATGFGYIERGQPLADRADAIYEVARFREKPDAPTAAEYLASGRFYWNCGIFVWRAARILQALAEYEPELSAGLQQLTDAADWSAAVEQVFPTLKSISIDYAVLERARHVFVLEAPFGWDDVGSWLAVARLRGADDAGNTIDGPWSGVSTKDCIVRTTPDHLVATIGVEDLVIVHTSDATLVARKSDEDGLRKLVSQLEQEGRGNLL from the coding sequence ATGCTGCATGCAGTGATTATGGCGGGCGGGTCGGGAACGCGGTTCTGGCCCCAAAGCCGAAAACAACGCCCGAAGCAGCTTTTGCCATTGGCGGGTTCGGAGTCCCTAATTCAACAGACGGCGGCCCGCTGCCAGCCGTGGATTCCCCCCGAACGGATCTGGGTCGTGACGAACGCCCGCCAGATCGAGGCGACGCGGGAACAGCTTCCTCAAGTGCCGCCGGGAAATTTTCTGGTCGAGCCATGCGGTCGGAACACGGCCCCGTGCGTGGGAATGGCGGCGATCCGGCTGCTGCAGGCCGATCCCGAAGCGGAGATGCTGGTCCTGCCGGCGGACCACGTGATTCAGCCGGACGAAATCTTTCAGGCCGCCTGTCAACGAGCGGCCTCCGTGCTGGTTCAACATCCGGAAGGGCTGATCCTGTTCGGAGTGCGACCGACGTACCCGGCCACGGGATTCGGCTATATCGAGCGGGGGCAACCTCTGGCGGACCGTGCCGACGCAATTTACGAAGTGGCGCGATTCCGCGAGAAGCCGGATGCTCCCACCGCGGCGGAATACCTGGCCAGCGGACGGTTCTACTGGAATTGCGGAATTTTTGTCTGGAGGGCGGCTCGGATTCTGCAGGCGCTGGCCGAGTACGAACCGGAGCTGAGCGCCGGACTGCAGCAATTGACTGACGCAGCAGACTGGTCGGCGGCCGTCGAACAAGTCTTTCCGACGCTGAAGTCAATTTCGATCGACTACGCCGTCTTGGAGCGCGCCCGGCATGTCTTCGTCCTTGAAGCGCCGTTTGGCTGGGATGACGTCGGGAGCTGGCTGGCGGTCGCCCGACTTCGCGGTGCGGATGACGCCGGCAACACGATCGACGGCCCCTGGTCGGGAGTGTCGACCAAGGATTGCATCGTGCGGACGACGCCGGATCACCTGGTTGCAACGATCGGCGTTGAAGACCTCGTCATTGTCCATACCTCCGACGCGACCCTCGTAGCACGCAAATCCGACGAGGACGGCCTCCGAAAACTGGTCAGTCAACTCGAACAGGAAGGTCGGGGAAACCTGCTGTAG
- a CDS encoding ribose-phosphate diphosphokinase: protein MYDELCLLSGRANPQLATEIASYLGITLGAVDLSDFPDGEISCRLDQNVRGRDVFLIQPTGPSVNNNLMELLILIDTCRRASAARITTVIPYFGYARQDRKDMGRVPITAKLVANLITKAGADRVLAMDLHAAQIQGFFDCPVDHLYASPIIDDYFRSLNLSKDQLVVVSPDEGSIKRSLQHLDHLGGSLAIVDKRRANALETRQENLIGGPIEGKVAVIFDDMITTAGSMVGAVNVVRNYGASKIYVGATHAVLCGNAPARLREAGIEEIVVTNSLPLSPAQQLPNIRQVSVAPLLGEAIRRIHRNESVSYLFD from the coding sequence ATGTACGACGAGCTCTGCCTTCTCAGCGGCCGGGCAAACCCTCAGCTAGCGACGGAAATCGCGTCCTACCTTGGAATTACGCTCGGCGCAGTCGACCTGTCGGACTTTCCGGACGGCGAAATCTCGTGCCGGCTCGATCAGAACGTCCGCGGACGGGACGTCTTTCTCATCCAGCCGACCGGTCCCTCCGTCAACAACAACCTGATGGAACTGCTGATTCTCATTGACACGTGCCGACGCGCCAGCGCCGCACGCATTACGACGGTGATTCCCTACTTTGGTTACGCCCGCCAGGACCGCAAGGACATGGGGCGGGTGCCCATTACCGCCAAACTGGTGGCCAACCTGATCACCAAGGCGGGGGCCGACCGGGTGCTGGCGATGGATCTGCACGCGGCCCAGATTCAGGGGTTCTTCGACTGCCCGGTCGACCACCTGTACGCCTCGCCGATCATCGACGACTACTTCCGCTCGCTGAATCTTTCCAAAGATCAGCTCGTCGTCGTCAGCCCGGACGAAGGGAGCATCAAGCGTTCGCTGCAGCACCTCGATCACCTGGGCGGAAGCCTGGCGATCGTCGACAAACGCCGGGCGAACGCGCTGGAAACCCGCCAGGAGAACCTCATCGGCGGACCGATCGAAGGCAAAGTGGCGGTCATTTTCGACGACATGATCACGACCGCCGGCTCGATGGTCGGCGCCGTGAACGTCGTCCGAAACTATGGAGCGTCCAAGATTTATGTCGGCGCCACGCATGCCGTGCTGTGTGGGAACGCCCCGGCCCGGCTTCGCGAAGCCGGCATCGAAGAAATCGTCGTCACCAACAGCCTGCCGCTCAGCCCGGCTCAGCAATTGCCCAACATCCGGCAGGTCTCTGTCGCTCCGCTGCTCGGTGAAGCGATCCGCCGGATCCACCGCAACGAATCGGTCAGCTACTTGTTCGACTGA
- a CDS encoding cytochrome c peroxidase translates to MHARGWITCGVALAVMAVWSWCRAETPQTQATAPNASADQPHRSPVAVALTDDGRLALSANSTSGSVSLVDVSQGKLLQELTVGAGPADVVWINSGLAAVSLKDADSLAFVRRTEEVLTLERVVAIGDEPRGMVVHRADGQALRLFVTLSTSDQIAVVNPATGLVEATWETGGVPRTLAISPNGRWLASCCNSPAEILVHDTQSGELISRRKVFDVAFNLGTPVVTPDNSLLLLPHAVNRGFPVTTRNIEIGWVIDNRLTKFPMPDGEVGDQKQMGLDVHAAAVGDAHAAVLSPDGKWVAVSCGGSHELLMLQLDAIPWPGGDPGDFLPRELERNRQAFGRIPLGGRPLGLQFSGTSTVVVANALKNSLQVVDLAGRKVVREIPLGGPAELSLARRGEQLFYDADRSHNSWYSCHTCHTEGHTSQQKFDTRNDGGYGAPKLTPTLRAVTATGPWTWHGWQTDLSDAMRRSLKESMSTQKEITAADTAALLAYLETLEPAPNPHRTSAGDLTESARRGLAVFEGKGGCADCHAGDHLTSDKVYTVGLAEPRDRMREFNPPTLRGLYTRRRFLHDGRAKSLEEVLSEHHRPEDIAGEALSEQELADLLSYLRSL, encoded by the coding sequence ATGCACGCGCGAGGATGGATCACGTGCGGAGTGGCGCTGGCCGTCATGGCGGTCTGGAGCTGGTGTCGGGCCGAGACGCCACAGACTCAGGCCACAGCTCCCAATGCGTCCGCCGACCAACCTCATCGGTCGCCGGTCGCAGTGGCGCTGACCGACGACGGGCGGCTGGCGCTCAGCGCCAACAGCACATCGGGGTCGGTCTCGCTGGTCGATGTCAGCCAGGGAAAGCTGCTGCAGGAACTGACGGTCGGCGCCGGTCCTGCGGACGTCGTCTGGATTAACTCTGGTCTTGCCGCCGTGAGCCTGAAAGATGCCGACTCGCTGGCTTTCGTACGACGGACCGAGGAAGTACTGACACTCGAACGAGTCGTCGCCATTGGCGATGAGCCGCGCGGCATGGTCGTCCATCGCGCTGACGGCCAGGCTCTCAGGCTGTTCGTGACGCTTTCGACAAGCGACCAGATTGCCGTCGTGAATCCCGCAACCGGTCTGGTCGAAGCCACCTGGGAGACCGGCGGAGTGCCGCGGACGCTGGCGATTTCGCCCAATGGTCGCTGGCTGGCGAGCTGCTGCAATTCCCCGGCGGAGATTCTGGTCCATGATACGCAGTCGGGCGAACTGATCAGCCGGCGCAAAGTCTTCGATGTCGCCTTTAACTTGGGGACGCCGGTGGTGACGCCGGACAATTCGCTGTTGCTCCTGCCGCACGCGGTGAATCGCGGATTTCCGGTCACGACGCGAAATATTGAAATCGGCTGGGTCATCGATAACCGATTGACGAAGTTTCCTATGCCGGACGGCGAAGTTGGCGATCAGAAGCAGATGGGCCTCGACGTCCATGCGGCGGCGGTTGGAGATGCCCATGCCGCGGTGCTGTCGCCCGACGGCAAGTGGGTCGCCGTTTCCTGCGGCGGCAGCCACGAACTGCTGATGTTGCAGCTCGACGCCATTCCGTGGCCGGGGGGCGATCCCGGAGACTTCCTGCCGCGGGAACTCGAACGGAACCGGCAGGCGTTCGGTCGCATCCCGCTCGGCGGTCGTCCGCTGGGGCTGCAGTTCTCGGGAACATCGACCGTCGTCGTGGCAAACGCCCTGAAAAACTCGCTACAGGTCGTGGATCTCGCCGGCCGGAAAGTCGTCCGCGAAATTCCGCTCGGCGGACCGGCGGAACTCAGCCTGGCGCGGCGCGGCGAACAGCTCTTCTACGATGCGGACCGCTCGCACAATAGCTGGTATAGCTGTCACACTTGCCACACCGAGGGACACACGTCACAGCAGAAGTTCGACACCAGGAACGACGGTGGATACGGTGCTCCCAAGCTGACTCCGACCCTGCGCGCGGTGACTGCGACCGGTCCGTGGACATGGCACGGCTGGCAGACGGACTTGTCGGACGCCATGCGCCGTTCGCTGAAGGAATCGATGAGCACCCAGAAAGAAATTACGGCCGCCGACACGGCCGCGCTGCTGGCCTATCTGGAGACGCTCGAACCCGCCCCGAATCCCCATCGGACGTCCGCCGGAGACCTGACGGAGTCCGCCCGTCGTGGTCTGGCGGTTTTTGAAGGGAAGGGGGGCTGTGCAGACTGCCACGCCGGCGACCACCTGACCAGCGACAAGGTCTATACGGTGGGGCTGGCGGAGCCGCGGGACCGGATGCGCGAGTTCAATCCGCCGACGTTGCGCGGGCTCTATACTCGTCGACGATTCCTGCACGACGGACGGGCGAAGTCGCTCGAAGAAGTGCTGAGCGAACATCACCGCCCGGAGGACATCGCGGGTGAAGCTCTCTCGGAACAGGAACTGGCCGACCTGCTGTCCTATCTGCGGTCGCTGTAA
- a CDS encoding 1-phosphofructokinase family hexose kinase, producing MILSVGLTPAWQQILQFDRLVVGEVNRARATAACASGKVLNVAAAAHSLGAAASLWCPIGGATGRQIAAEFRKLEIPSRWLDVATPTRVCTTLLDAATGTTTELVENAGALSKTELDRYADELPELAAKSSLAVLTGSLPERTPAGYYRRLMQSVACPVILDVRGQDLLDCLPLKPLLVKPNRDELSWTVGRTLATESEILAAMRELRDRGAQWVVISRGADSLLASGPDGDFRLRPPQVESVNPIGCGDSLAAGIAVGVTEGMPVVDATRLGVAAAVENALELLPARMSRAATDRRLAQIEIQCL from the coding sequence GTGATACTTTCTGTCGGTTTGACGCCCGCCTGGCAGCAGATTCTGCAGTTCGACCGGCTGGTCGTCGGTGAGGTCAACCGGGCTCGCGCGACCGCGGCGTGCGCCTCGGGAAAAGTCCTCAATGTGGCGGCGGCGGCCCACAGCCTCGGGGCCGCGGCCAGTCTCTGGTGCCCGATCGGCGGGGCCACCGGCCGGCAGATTGCGGCCGAATTCCGGAAACTGGAGATCCCGTCCCGCTGGCTCGACGTGGCAACGCCGACACGCGTCTGCACGACGCTGCTCGACGCTGCGACCGGGACGACGACCGAACTGGTCGAGAATGCCGGCGCGTTAAGCAAGACCGAACTCGATCGCTACGCCGACGAGCTCCCCGAGCTGGCCGCCAAGTCGTCACTGGCGGTCCTGACCGGGTCGCTGCCCGAGCGAACTCCGGCGGGGTACTACCGGCGGCTGATGCAGTCGGTGGCATGCCCTGTCATTCTGGACGTTCGCGGGCAGGATCTCCTGGATTGCCTGCCGTTGAAACCGTTGCTGGTGAAACCCAATCGCGACGAACTGAGCTGGACCGTCGGTCGGACACTCGCAACCGAAAGCGAAATCCTGGCGGCCATGCGCGAGTTGCGCGACCGCGGAGCCCAGTGGGTCGTCATCAGTCGGGGAGCCGACAGTCTGCTCGCCTCGGGTCCAGACGGAGACTTTCGATTGCGGCCGCCGCAGGTCGAATCCGTGAACCCGATCGGTTGCGGCGACAGCCTGGCCGCCGGGATTGCCGTGGGCGTCACAGAAGGGATGCCTGTGGTCGACGCGACCCGACTGGGAGTCGCCGCCGCCGTGGAGAATGCATTGGAACTGCTCCCGGCCAGAATGTCCCGCGCTGCGACCGATCGCCGTCTGGCGCAAATTGAGATCCAGTGTCTGTGA
- a CDS encoding response regulator codes for MQISDLGPSPEWGRILVAEDSPMIAQMMRRSLLTRCALVDVVVDGRAAVRAALEGCLYNRPYAVVLMDMHMPVMNGASAIRALRQAEYRGVIIAVTAGDDEMHLRQALDAGADDFVIKPVEWSELYAKMRRLTGAGA; via the coding sequence GTGCAGATTTCGGATCTCGGACCATCCCCGGAATGGGGCCGCATTCTGGTCGCGGAGGACAGTCCGATGATCGCGCAGATGATGCGCCGTTCGCTCCTGACCCGCTGTGCCCTGGTGGACGTCGTTGTCGACGGGCGTGCCGCCGTCAGGGCGGCTCTGGAAGGCTGCCTCTACAATCGCCCCTATGCGGTCGTGCTGATGGATATGCACATGCCTGTGATGAACGGCGCCTCCGCGATCCGGGCCTTGCGGCAGGCCGAGTACCGCGGAGTGATCATTGCGGTGACTGCCGGCGACGACGAAATGCATCTTCGACAGGCGCTCGACGCCGGCGCGGACGATTTTGTGATCAAGCCCGTCGAATGGAGCGAACTGTACGCGAAGATGCGCCGGTTGACGGGGGCAGGAGCCTGA